AAGCAGTAGGTGCTAGCAAGGGTGGTCTGACCCCTTCTGTTCTTCCAAAAGGCCCAAGCTCAAGCTCCTGGTGAAAGATGCCTTCCCTCTCCCAGAAGGGAAAGAACCTTCTTGATTAAAACAATTCTCATCTTCCTCTAGTCTCCCGTGTATTTCAGTTCCTTTTCCACAGTTGGTGCTTTCTGTTCAACCTGGCGTATCAGCCCAGGCCACTCTCTGGGTCTTCATTTCCCCCGGGGGCCTGGGCACATTGAGACTTgagtgtcttttatttatttatctatctatctatctatctatctatttatttatttgacagacagagatcacaagtaggcagagaggcaggcagagagagaggaggaagcaggctccctgctgagcagagagcccgatgcggggctcgatcccaggaccctgggatcatgacctgagccgaaagcagaggctttaacccactgagccacccaggctcccccccccttttttttaagattttaatttacttatgtgacagacagagatcacaggcaggcagagaggcaggcacggagagaggaggaagcaggcttcccactgagcagagagcccaatgtggggctccatcccaggaccttgggatcatgacctgagccgaaggcagaggctttaaccctctgagccaccccaAGAGACTTGGGTGTCTTGTGTGGATTTGTCTTGAATCAATTTAACTCAGGTCCAGCTGCAGACCGCAAGGGGGGGTCCGGGAGGGAAGGCTCTGCCTTTTGCATGGtacaaaactataaatatttaaactacTTTTTGACTATATTTCCATAAACCTTCTTGAGTAACCTGGTTAAGGAGGTGTGCAGGGTGTGTTATGCGCCCTTCTGAAGAAAGGCAGCGGGGAACTGGGGTGACCAGGCGAGTGTGTTTGTGGTGGGATCCAGAATGGGGAGTGTGTGCAGGCACGTGTTCAGGGACACACTTAGCACTCACACCCCACTGTGAAGAGAGCCACTCGCTGCGTTTTCAGGAATTTTGCTAATAAATGGCTGTTACTGATAATTATATActgaaataaattcaattaaaagcaaagataagggggcgcctgggtggctcagtgggttaaagcctctgccttcagctcaggtcatgaactcggggtcctgggatggagccccacatcgggctctctgctcggcggggagcctgcttcctcctctctctctgcctgcctctctgcctagttgtgatctctgtctgtcaaataaataaataaatctttaaaaaaaaaaaaacaaagataatatgTACTTAAACTCTATcacttctgtttattttactacattttacaaTGTTCTCTGCTTGTGAGGTGGTTTATGATTGTTGTATCTACATGGTAGAAACACCATATAATAATAGGCTGCTCGAAACTCCACGGTGGaggtatttacaccatggaaatccCCAAATGGGCTAAATCAGGGCTCAATTTATTACTTGGTTGATTAACTTGACCTAGGGAAGTGAGGGAGAAAAGCTAGGAAGAGAGCTTGAGGTAACGCATGTGTCTTGTCTGTCAGCATCCCACTGTGAGAAGCCCCAGCTGAGGAAGTAGGCTTCTCGCGTTCAGAAACCAAGAAGTTTCtcatgtcattggcaaatagggcttgtttcactttttgttttttaagattttatttatttatttgacagagagagatcacaagtaggcagagaggcaggcagagagagagggaagcaggctccccgctgagcagagagcccgatgcgggactcgatcccaggaccctgagatcatgacctgactgaaggcagaggcttaacccactgagccacccaggagccccttttctTGTCCTTAATACGGAGTAACGTGAGTCTCAAGTACACTGACTGACACTAACACTCGCAGGCCTGGGTTGGCTAGTAATAGATTTTGGCAGAAATCAGCGCAAGAACGCAGTGAGAGCGCCTCCCGCCTCCGAGGACAGCTACGGCGAGAACAGAGGTACAGGAGCCGGACGGAGGAGTGCTGACAAGGACGCAGGGGACACGGAGGGAGGGGACCTTGTGCACAGCCAGACGGACCGTAACATGGCCCGGCCGCTCCGGGGGAGTTTGGCGGTGTCTGAGGTCCAACACAGCGGCCGTGTGGACCAGCAGGCCTGCTCCCGCGTGTGCGGCGCGACCTGAGCGGCTGCAGCAGCGCCAGCCCTGATAGcccgaggggcgcctggctggtgcAGGCCACTGGGCGTCTGACTCTCCGTTTCTGTGCAGGTGGtggtcttggggtcgtgggattgagccccctgtccGACTCCGTGCTCAGCTTGgcgtctgcttgggtttctctttctttccctctgcgcctcctgctggtgtgtgtgtgtgtgtgtgtgtgtgcgcgcgcgcgcgcgctcgctctcctctctctctcaaaagtaaataaacaaaaatctttttttttttttttaagattttatttatttatcagagagagagagggggagagagagagagcacaggcagacagaatggcaggcagaggcagagggagaagcaggctccctgctgagcaaggagcctgacgtgggacttgatcccagcgtcctgggatcNNNNNNNNNNNNNNNNNNNNNNNNNNNNNNNNNNNNNNNNNNNNNNNNNNNNNNNNNNNNNNNNNNNNNNNNNNNNNNNNNNNNNNNNNNNNNNNNNNNNgagagagagagcacaggcagacagaatggcaggcagaggcagagggagaagcaggctccctgctgagcaaggagcctgacgtgggacttgatcccaggacgctgggatcatgacctgagccgaaggcagctgcttaacccactgagccacccaggtgtcccagaaatctttaaaaaaaaatagcccccagatggaaacaatccagatgtccTCAGCTGCTGAATGGATAAAACCAATGTGTACATCCGTGCTATGAAGTATCCCTCAGCCGTAAGAAGGCAGGAGGTTGACGTGGGCTACAGCGCGGGTGGGCCTTGAGAACGCGTGGTGTGAGGGACGCCGGGAAGGAGCACAGACTGCACGCGTCCGTGGACGTGAACTGTCCGCGATGGGCCAATCCATGCAGGGGCACCGTGGGGCTTTGGTTGCcaagagctggggaaggagaatGGGGAGTCGGTGCCGAGAGGCGGCCGCCTTCTTGGGGCAGGGACATGTTCCCGACTGGCAGTGGTTGCGCACCTCTGGGAACATGCTAGAAACACTGAACTGCATTCTTTATGGGACTCGTTGTATAGTATGTGAATCATTTCTCAGACAGTTGATGAGAACAGTTTGTAAGAATCAGTTGGCTGTGGAGCTTACGAGGAAGAGTATCATAGTTCATTATTACCTGTGCAGTGTGTGCCGCACGTCCTGTACCAGCAAGGTACGGCCTTCACGTCCCTTAAACACGGACCAGCACACTGGTGGGGGCGGCCCCACCGAGTCCTCGCCGTGGCCCCGGGCTGCTCTCTACTCCCCCGGCTTGCAGACCCCAGGTCCACCTCCAGCCACAGCAGGGAAAGGCTTCtggcccctctgcccccacagagTCCTCGCATCCCCCTGGAGCAGGCCTGGGGGTGAGGTCCCTCCTCGCACCCCTCTGGGGGCCTCCTGTGTGGTTGCTCTGGAAATGCTGAATTGCAGGAACATCTGCACATCTGTCTTGGCACTTTTCCAAGcatattttttctgtgaaataaCAGTACTTTAATCTGGGATAATTGACATGCATTTAAGTTAAACATTTGTATAACAGACTtggaccatttttaaaatttaaattcaattaatcagTGTAACGTGTTACTGGTTTCCGAGGTGGAGGGCGGCGATTCATCAGTCTCAAGGAACACCCAGTGTGCATCACATcgatgtgccctccctaatgctgTCACCCCGTTACCCTGGCCCACACCCGCCCTCGTGGTTCTTCAGCTCACTTCTCAAGGGCTGAGTCCAGGGGCCTGAGTGAGTGTGCGCCCACACTGGGACAGGAGGGTACGGACCAGATGTGGAGCCGAGCGGCCGGGAGCGCTTTTGCTGGGGCCTCTGCTTCCTTCCGTGCTGCTGGTGCCCGGTGGGCAGTCATCAAACCTCAGCCATTCTGTGGGCAAAATGATtagcttttatttctgcttttcccaATTAAATTGTTGGTGAGCAGCCACGTAGACAAAAAACCTGCTGTAGGTTAACATTTGCGAGCCCTGCGTCTCTTCTTAGTTCCTTGCACCTCGAAATGGTGAGCCTGATGTATTGAGATGCCCTGAAGGCAGCGCCTCCTGAGGGAAGAGGAATGTTCATCGTGTTTGTTGTGATATTTTTGGGGGGTTTGTAAGTTTTAACCTTTCTTTTAATTGACTTTGAGGTGTAATTTGCATACAGTGAAATGAATACACCCATTTAAAATGCCCATTTGGTGaggtgtggtttttgtttttttttttttttaagatttgtgtatttatttgacagagatcacaagcaggcagagaggcaggtgggggcaggcggtggcggggggagcaggctccctgctgagtagagagcccgatgtgtggctccatcccaggaccctgagatatcatgacctgagccgaaggtggaggcttaacccactgagctaggCACCCCcgtgatgagttttgacaaacacGAATCTTTGCAGTTTTCACCCCAGTAAAAGAgcgagaccccccccccccccaatctctaGTAGCCACTGATCTGATTTTTTCTGGAATGCCGCACGGTTCAGTCCCAGAGCACATGGTCTTCCGTGCCTGGCTCTTCCAGTCTGGGTATTGTTGGCTGACTCCTCCGTGCTCCTTTCTGTTGCTGCGAGACGGTGCGTGGGAGACACTGTTATTGGAGGCAGAAGGCAGGGTCAgtagttgttgttttaaataactTAGAAGagatttctaggggcacctgggaggctcagtggcttaaacctctgcttccccctctctgcctgcctctctgcctacttgtgatctctgtcaaataaataaataaatatttttttaaagtaaggtttAGAAGAGATTTCTCAATTGAGTGGTATTTTCCCCATGAGTTTTGGTTACTCTTTTAATGGACAAATGGAAGGCTAGTCTTTTGATTATTCAagtgatctttttattttaataccgAGTTTGCTGCAGCCCAGTTTATATACAGCAGTACTCCCTGCTGACGAGGTGTGCACCACACTGCGGTTCAAGGTGGAGAACGTTTCCGCCAGCCCAGGAGATGCCTTTGCAGTccgcccctgtccccaccccagcgCCTGTCCCCCCAGTGTCCTGTGAGTAGAATCCTGCCGTACGCAATGTCTTGATGGTCTTGATGTGGCTTTTTCAGGGAACACGAAGCATCTGAGATTCACGTGTGTTGCACATAGTTCTCTGCTATTGAAGAGCACCCGTTGTGCGGACACGCTGTGCTTTGTTTTCCACTCACCAGGCTGTTTCCAGCTTGGGCAGTTATAAATAAAGCCACTTCCAGCAGTCATAGACAGGACGGGTGTTTCTGGGATGAGTAGGCAGGAGTGGGTCGCTGGGTTGTGTGTGAAGcgtggtttgcattcccacccggGACGTGGAAGAGCTCACGTGGCCTGCGTCTTCAGCAGCCTGCAGCGTTGCTGGGCACTTCTGGGGTGGTCTTGGCCATATTGAAAGGTGtgtggtgggcgcctgggtggctcagtgggttaaagcctctgcctttggctcaggtcgtgatcccagggtcctgggatcgagcctcacattgggctccctgctcggcggggagcctgcttcctcctctctctctgcctgctgctctgcctacttgtgatctctgtctgtcaaataaataaataaaatcttttttttaaaaaattggatcatctgggcgcctgggtggctcagtgggttaagccgctgccttcggctcaggtcatgatctccaggtcctgggatcgagtcccgcatcaggctctctgctcagcagggagcctgcttcctcctctctctctctctctctctgcctgcctctctgcctacttgtgatctctctctgtcaaataaataaataaataaatctttaaaaaaaaaaaaaaattggatcatctgttttcttgttactgatttttgagaaattttatatattctgggaaCAAATCCTCTTTCAGATTTGCATGTGTTTTCCCAGTCGGGGGCTCGTGCTTTTGGTGTCGTAGCTAAATAGTGGTTGCCTAGGGTAAGATTGTAGACCCTGTCTACTGTTTGAGAAGGTAGAGGTTGTTACAGTTTTAGcgtgacccattttgagttagttttgtaTATGCTGCGAAGTAAGCCTGAGGTGGTTTTTCTGCATTCAGGCTGAACTAGCCCGGCGCCGTGGCAGAACGTGCTGTACGCACTGCTCGTGTTCGTAGTGTTACGGTTCCCTCAACTTGGTGTCCTCTGACACGTGGTGTTAAACAGAGGAAGCCAATGGGGGACTTTAATAAGTCTAGACTGTTCGTTACATATATAGGGATTCGTTTAGTTTATGTTAAAACCCTGTGCATTTTGTTAAAGGTCTCAGGATTCTGCCCTCCAAGAAAATCTTGCCATGATTGGATAGGACCCCCAGATAAACATTCAAACCTTCGACCCGTTCACTTCTACGTCCCCAAAAACGAATCACCGTTGGAACAGAAGCTAAGACAATTAAGACAAGAAACACAAGAATGGAACCAACAGTTCTGGGCAAAGCAGAATTTGACATTCCGCAAGGTAAGCCTGGAGCAGAGGCTGCGGGAGGGAGAAAGAACCAGGGCGGCCACGTGGGGGCGCTCAGTCCCCTGCTGTTCCGAGTCCcggtcctgcctcctccctccctccccacccctgccctcggCCTCCCGCCCTCCCTCTGCCGCGTCTGAGAACGGACGGGCGTCGCCCGGGGTTCTTCAGTCAGTATTGCGTCTGTCCGGCAGCactagaatgtgtgtgtgtttatgaaaaTAGGGTTTGTGATGTGATCTCATTCGGAGAATTCAGAGCTGTCAGCAGCGCACTGTTGATGAACTACTGAGAAGGAAGTAGAAATGCGCGAATCCAGAGGAACGGATTTAAGCTTTGTATGTCCAGCTGTTGGGGCAGGCTGTCTCGGACGGACTGACCCATCTTGCTCTGGATTCATGAACAGACAGGACCTCCCAGAGTTTAGTAAACATCTAGTTTTCAAATCGTGCTTCAAGCATGGGACTTCGAACCAAATTCAGGCGGCTTAAACCGGTGTGGAGTTGGGTCCTTTCTCAGAAATCTGCAGGACCCCTCGAGCCGCGTCCTAGCCCAGGGGAGATGGCGAGACGAAGAAAGGGCGTTCTGATGCTTGTCTTCTTTtaggagaaagaagaatttattcGCTCGAGACTGAAAGCTAGAGGCCTGGACCCCAGAGCTGGATCAGGTTCGTCCCTTTGTCCTGTCTCTGCTAGCGTGCTGTGTGTGAGGGACTGCGCCAGGCGGAAAGAAAGGACGAGGAGGCGCCCGTGCGGCGCGGCCGGTCCCGTGTCCGGCTCTTGGGCGTGATCTCGGCGCGCTGAGACCCAGGTCCTCACCGCAGGCCCGGCCTGACTTCGTGGGCAGTCTGCTAgaggtcctcctcctcctgcccctccctgtgcccctccccccaaagaaAGGGTGTccaagggaggagagaagcccCGGGGGCGAGTTGTGGTCTCCTTTGGGACAGGTGCTCTGAGCCTGTAATGGTGGgtctgccctcctcctgctccctctgttcCCCTTGGGGGAGATCGTCCTTCTCCTGATTTTAGGTCTTGCTGATCGATGCCTTCCCTCTGACCTTTGAACTTCTGTCCCAAGGTCCCCTGGTTCTGCAGCCTTTTCTGCGGAAGAGCGCCGTCTCTCTCCTAGACCAGCTCCACTCCGTGCGTTCTGACCTCAGCTCAGGCTGGTGCCCACCAGCCCCCCGGGAGTCGCAAACGTCACGGAAGCCCTCCTCAGAGCCCCCCCCATTTCTCTGTGAGGATTTCCTCTTGCACATTTCCCAGCACTCGGAGCGCTCCCTGACTGATACACCGCTTTCCTTCTGGCGCTTGCTAATTCTGTGACCGCGGTGGTAGCTTTCTGACTGGTTCTGTGACCTCCAGTCTTTAAATCAGGGGTCGGCAAACTTCCTGTAGTGGGCGAGATAGTCAGTAGTCTCATTTTCTGGGCCGTGTGGGGTCTCCGTCTCGGCTGTTCAGCTCTGCCGCTGTGTGAAAGCGGCCATGGAAAATACGTAGACTAATGGGCATGagtgtgttccagtaaaacttgaTTTCCGAGAGGGCAGGCGGTGGGCCGCATTTGGCCGGTGGGTGTAGTTTATCAACTCCTGCCTCAAATTCACTCTGCAGTGCAGCCAGACCATCCTTCCCCAAGGGCAAATTTGACATTTGTTGCTTAGCTTAGGTTTTCAGACTCCACATGACTACAGAATGGCGGCTGTGCTCTGGGTCTGGATTGAAGGCCGCCACGGCCCTGCCTGGCTACTCTCCGCACCTCGTCCCCCGTGCCCTGTGCTCGATGTGGCGAGAACACTGTGCTCTATTAGTCTCTGCTCCCCTGAGCCGCCTGCTCTTTTCTGGATAGAAGATCCAGAGTAACTTTGATCATTTTCTCTTGCCGTCAGTGTTAGGCCTGAATAACATTTCATAATGTTTGTTAAACAGATTTCTGCTGTCAAAACGTGATTCTCATGGAAAATCAGAAAACCATTGGCCCTAAAAGCCATGTCTCTCGTTGGGCTAAAGCgcggttccctctctctctgctaatcCTTAGTCCGGCCAGAATCAGTTCAGGATGGAGAGCTGCGGAAGCCGGACCACATGGTGGCGGGCTCTGCCGTTGGCTGCCATCAAGGTGCTGGCTTGGCGGGCTGGAGCCGGCGGGAAAGGATGCTGGGTCCGGTCCTGACAGCACATGGAGAGTAGCGGCTCACAGTTTCAGCCCGCAGCTGCGCTGGGTGCTACGCTGAGTCCTCTGCTGCGTCTTGTGTTTTAGTTCCCACCATGACCCAACGAAGTGGCTCCTGCGACTTTtgccattttagagatgaggaacctgagggcAAAGTATGTAACCAAAATGACACAGTAAGTGGAGGGGCCTAGATTCTGGCCTAGTGACTTGGGTTTCCGGCGCTTGTCTGATGTGATCTTGCCCCAGTGGCTCTCAGCTTGCCCTGTGCTGTCCTGGCCCCGGACCGTGGTCACAGTTGCCACAGCCCTAAGGGAGGGGCATGCCAGCCTCAGGAGTGTGCCGTCAGGGTCGTCAGGGTCAGGGAGGCTGTGACATAACCACTCTCTGAACAGGTGGGAGAGGTGGTTTTGAGTCTTGTCATTAATATCACAGAGTTCCTGTAGATGGCGTTACCATGTACTGGAAGGTTGGGCTTAAATCAGATCTTTTAATTAACTTGGTaatgaaacaggaaagaatgtaTCAAGGAAAGGGACACCATAAGGGGAGGCACCCACTCTGTTAGCATTTCAACCGTTTCCAGGCTGCGGTGATGGTGGTGTGGGGGGTAACACAGGCGTGTCGCCTCCATGGGCCCAGAGTACACGAGTACGGGGTCCTGCAGACTGAGGGAGGAAGAGGTCTGTTCTAATTAACGATGACGGAGAATCTGCTTCTGGCCCAAAAGAGTAAATTTGGATTCATGGCCCCTATAATATAAATAGGTTCCAAGTATTTCAAGaagttaattattaaaaatcagttatttaTGGATTAAAAGTTAAATACGGTATTTTTGATTGtagaaggttctttttttttttttttttttttttaagattttatttgtttatctgacagagatcacaagtaggcagagaggcaggcagagatcccaggaccctgggatcatgacctgagccaaacacagacccttaacaactaagccacccaggtccgcctaaaattcacattttatttacaatTAGTAGTAGTCAGCATTCACAGGATATGTGCGATCATCACCATATttcattccagaacattctcgTCACCACAAGAAAGCCCGTTCCCACTGTCAGTCAGTTCTCTTCCTCCCACCGGGTCCTGATGGCCGcttaatctgctttctgtccttaTGGACTTGCCTGTTCTGGACCTTTCCagataaatggaaacatataatatgtggcctttgtgtctgcttttcctctttttaagattatgtttatttattgaaagaaggAGAGTGCGTGTGAATGGCAGGGcgtgaggggagcagagggagggggacatgCAGACTCCGCGTGCTGAGCGCAGGGCCtgccgtggggctcgatcccgtgatcttaagatcatgacttgaaccaaaatcaagagtcagacatttaaccaacgaaccaaaatcaagagtcggatttaaccaacttagccaccgaGGTGCCCGTGTGTCTGCCTTCTTCCCTTAAGTGCATGTTTTCAGGTTTCGTCCATGCTGTAGCATGGACCaggatttcaaagattttttttggctgaataataatctCTGGTGGGGATAGACCGCATTTTGTTtgtccatcagttgatgggcatttgggttgtttctgcttttttgacTTATGAAGACTGCTGCTGTGAGCGATTGTGTATCATACctacaagtggaattgctgggtcatatggtaaccctgtgtttaactttttgaggaactgccaggtTCCTTGCCATAGTGCTGCCCTGTATGACGTCCCCCCGGTCCCCCCGGCAGTACGTGAGGGTTCCAGCTTTCCCGTGTTCTCCCCAACGTGTCCTGCTGTCTGTCTAACCATCCTAAATTACGGCCTATGATTTTAGCTGTCCTGGTGGGTGTCAGTGGTATCTTACTGACTtgattatttgaatttccctgatgactagtgatacCAAGTCTCTTTTGTGctttttggagaaatacctattcagttaatttgcccatttttaaagtgggttattcttttttgttgttgtgatgggttcttttttttttaagaatttttaaaaaaagatcttatttatttatctgacagagagatcacaaataggcagagagacaggcagagggagagggagaagcaatctcggagcccaatacggggctcagtcccaggactttgagatcatgactgga
This Mustela nigripes isolate SB6536 chromosome 13, MUSNIG.SB6536, whole genome shotgun sequence DNA region includes the following protein-coding sequences:
- the LOC132000299 gene encoding cytochrome c oxidase assembly factor 8 isoform X2 — protein: MAALRPSRRVLVPPLCRAFAGSGCQLAPERGAERRDTASGRVSGFCPPRKSCHDWIGPPDKHSNLRPVHFYVPKNESPLEQKLRQLRQETQEWNQQFWAKQNLTFRKEKEEFIRSRLKARGLDPRAGSGPLVLQPFLRKSAVSLLDQLHSVRSDLSSGWCPPAPRESQTSRKPSSEPPPFL